The nucleotide window GAATGGGCACTTCAACATTTCTCCGGAAGATATTATACGGTCAAAAGATTTGTTGTTTCAATCCTTGTCTTAATGGAATGGGCACTTCAACTAGCTTATCGTACATATATGCGACTTTCCGGTTGTCTTGTTTCAATCCTTGTCTTAATGGAATGGGCACTTCAACGCCCATCGAGCCATTGCCATATATTCCCCCAAAGGTCTTGTTTCAATCCTTGTCTTAATGGAATGGGCACTTCAACGGTGACTATTTAAACGAGGGAGAAGACCTGTGCGTGTATGTTTCAATCCTTGTCTTAATGGAATGGGCACTTCAACCAATTTTATGCACCAGGTTTTCACGTGTTTAAAAAGTTTCAATCCTTGTCTTAATGGAATGGGCACTTCAACTGTTATACAAAAACGCCAGGACCGATGCCCGCATCCTGTTTCAATCCTTGTCTTAATGGAATGGGCACTTCAACACTTTCCGACATAGGCATAGTCCAATTCTTTCCCGTTTCGAGTTTCAATCCTTGTCTTAATGGAATGGGCACTTCAACCCGGATATCTTTGCCCACACTCTTCTGCAATTGGGGGTTTCAATCCTTGTCTTAATGGAATGGGCACTTCAACACAATAGGCGAAGTATCGGGGGCGTTTAATGCCATGCACGTTTCAATCCTTGTCTTAATGGAATGGGCACTTCAACAAATTTAATCGTGAGAAGTTCATTGATGAGACGGGTTTCAATCCTTGTCTTAATGGAATGGGCACTTCAACTATTTTCGGCGCTGAGTTTTACAGGGCTATACTGAGGTTTCAATCCTTGTCTTAATGGAATGGGCACTTCAACTCAAAGGCACTGCAAATGTTTCAACATTCTTGGCTTCCTGTTTCAATCCTTGTCTTAATGGAATGGGCACTTCAACATGAGCCCACGCCCGTATTAATGGATTATACGGGTCGGTGTTTCAATCCTTGTCTTAATGGAATGGGCACTTCAACAGCTAATTCTTTCTAATCTCTTGTTTTTACTGAACTTAACTCATGTCGACTTTGGCTTAATTTTGCCGTTTTTGCCCTGTGAAACATCGCTTTTTGCCCCGTTTTTGGCCTGTTTTGCACGCTTTTGATCCCTGTAACCTGTTGATTATCAATCCCTTATTGTCAATGAGCAGTTACGGTGAAAATAATTTTCCCTCAGCAAAAATGATTGTGGAAAAAATATATGCTTTTTCAGATCTCATTTCAAGTATATAACGGCATTAGAATGGATTTTTTTCCGATGCCATGACTCTTCCCTACAAGACACAAATATTTCTGTAGGTACAATCCAAACAACGGATTTTTCTGCCTGCCACATCCGGCATTTCCTCTCCCTGGATGATGGTTACAATCTTTTCTGTAGATTCCCGAACCTTTTGTTTTAAGCGATCAGTAATTTTTACATCCACAACCCTTGACCCATCACGAATGTAAAAAATGAATCCACAACGGACCGGCTTGTGATAAATTTCTTCAATTAATACACCATACGCACCAATCTGCATCCGATGCCCCGGATAAACAAAATCAGGATAAACCGCCCATTTATAATCCACCGGCGCCAGGCTCCCATCTTTCAGCTCAACAATATCATCAGGGACCCCACTTAAATGTTCTTTCTCTGATTTTAATTCCATTGCACCAAACCGCTTTACTACATCCAGCTTTTTCCATAAATAATCCGGATTGTTTTTTTGCCGATTCTCATGAATTTCCTTGCCTTTTTGAACCTTGAACCGCCGTTCTTCATACTCCGGTATGGAAAGCACGTACATAAACCAGATAAAACGGGGACAAAAATAGTAACTTAAAAGATGGGAGGGTGTTATTTTAAAATTCATGGTCATCATCCCCCTAAAAGAATAACGATTTGATGTCATCCGTGACCATTTTCTTGTCAAATGCCTGTCCAAGCAGAATGATCTTCTTAAAATCCGCCTCACACATGGGAAAGACATATAAACTATCTGTTTCCTCGTTAAGCCACTCTTTAACCTTTAAAACCATTTCATCCAGGCTCGCCCTGTTGATTGATCCCAGAAAGACCGATTTCTGTACCCGGTACAACCCTGCCTCCTCCGTGGCTTTCACAATTTTTCGCCTGGCCTTGTTTTTAGATATGTCGTAAATAACCCATGTGAGGTTTTCATCATGTTTCATCTGCCTTTTCCTGATGATTTATTTTAATATGTAATATCTGGCGGGCCGTGGCATACATGTCCAATTGTATCTGGTCTTTACGACTTACCTCCCGTCCTCTGTACCGACGGGGTGTTTCCAGATATTCAAAAAGATGAGGAATAAAAATCCGTTTTCCTTCTTCATTCAGGGATATGCCATTCACCAGCGAGGTAAAATATTCCTTCTTCATCAACCGCTTGCTGAAAAGAGATAAGACCGCCTCTTCCACCCAAATCCTGTACTGTTCAATGACATCAAATACAAGGCTGACTTTGTTATAATTATCTGTATGAATAAA belongs to Candidatus Neomarinimicrobiota bacterium and includes:
- the cas4 gene encoding CRISPR-associated protein Cas4, which encodes MNFKITPSHLLSYYFCPRFIWFMYVLSIPEYEERRFKVQKGKEIHENRQKNNPDYLWKKLDVVKRFGAMELKSEKEHLSGVPDDIVELKDGSLAPVDYKWAVYPDFVYPGHRMQIGAYGVLIEEIYHKPVRCGFIFYIRDGSRVVDVKITDRLKQKVRESTEKIVTIIQGEEMPDVAGRKIRCLDCTYRNICVL
- the cas2 gene encoding CRISPR-associated endonuclease Cas2 produces the protein MKHDENLTWVIYDISKNKARRKIVKATEEAGLYRVQKSVFLGSINRASLDEMVLKVKEWLNEETDSLYVFPMCEADFKKIILLGQAFDKKMVTDDIKSLFF